Proteins from a single region of Corynebacterium casei LMG S-19264:
- a CDS encoding class III lanthipeptide: MLELQKLELKDHAMAAHPISTSSLFSCTESTISFLNCG; the protein is encoded by the coding sequence GTGCTCGAACTCCAGAAGTTGGAGCTGAAGGATCATGCCATGGCCGCACATCCGATCTCGACGTCGAGTCTCTTCAGCTGCACTGAAAGCACGATTAGCTTCCTCAATTGCGGCTGA
- a CDS encoding DNA polymerase III subunit alpha: MPSFTHLHVASAFTAHHGTAHPETLVAAAVVAGADAAAITDHDGIFGAIRHVRACLAAGIDPIVGANLQTRDDNGQLSTVTVLAHGHNHGAGWAGLVRLISAAHSPRRRQHTLHGTAHRSAWITPDQAPAFLSGETGPVATVLLGPGSDVGRAVLNGDRPRARALLEAWERRLPGGIAVEIVCHHTRPGTAASLQQAADMLQLARVQGVPVVLTNVVRFLRPDDAITGDVLDSAAFLLPLGAFEPHSAQAWLKPASVMHDLAYRICDYAGLRRDDAIDLLAHTERVADWCRLGPETDLRWRHPKVPELEAIGLAGADPVRVLRQRCEAAITDRYPHAYGTGLRRVRDRLSDELATIGGFGFESYFLTVADVVDLIRDMGVRVQARGSGAGSLVNHLLRISAVDPIEHSLLSERFLGNARSTLPDIDIDVESARRHDIYRAVFDRYGHHRVTLLSMQSTYRARGAVRDAGAALGLDLAQIDRIAKNIWRFNPADFRQALETKPELRDVAAQVKTDAQLDLLVDLTARLDRLPRHISMHPCGVILGDSDLLSLTATQPSGMGLPMSQFDKDDIDDAGLLKLDILGVRMQSSIAHTLTEIARVNGATAAVEGRLPVDAPYVAADGRVDLEQIPHDDEPTFELIRSTHTLGCFQIESPGQRELLGKMQPDQYEDLVADISLFRPGPIQANMVAPFINAKLGYAPIIYLHPRFRPFLAETYGVLIYHEQLMRVLADCMDISLAEADEIRRALATDSAAIEARFRARTAGRVDERGRRLFRDREIDRIWTNVAAFGSFGFCKAHGASFALPTYQSAWLKQHYPVEFLTGILEHDPGMYPRRLLVAEARRLGITLLPIDINASSDQYRVEQVSPGIKAIRFSFRDISGITDVELTRILDGQPYTSITDLYERARPSRPLMMRLARIGAFDSLTRDEHGQAHRGGIIAYVRQLTARTHKKAVMPQPNQVPLFGDEVLVDAAVPDPSAEERIATDLEVLSTEVDGHVMDLYRPMLEGLGLTHASELLGLRSGTEVLVAGVRVATQTPPMRSGRRTVFISLDDGTGCIDVTFFQEAQQEAASGLFTARMMTIRGRTRRTGERGISIQAEEAFDLMKLWRDWNQSRSRPEMQE; encoded by the coding sequence GTGCCCTCCTTCACCCATCTCCATGTTGCCTCGGCGTTCACCGCTCACCACGGCACCGCCCACCCCGAGACTCTCGTCGCTGCAGCTGTCGTCGCCGGCGCTGATGCGGCAGCGATCACCGATCATGACGGCATCTTCGGGGCGATCCGCCACGTCCGCGCGTGCCTCGCCGCCGGGATCGACCCGATCGTCGGCGCGAACCTCCAAACCCGCGACGATAACGGTCAGCTCTCTACGGTCACGGTGCTCGCGCACGGCCACAACCATGGTGCCGGATGGGCCGGCCTGGTCCGGCTCATCTCGGCCGCCCACTCGCCGCGTCGCCGCCAGCACACCCTCCACGGCACCGCCCACCGCAGCGCCTGGATCACCCCCGACCAAGCACCCGCATTCCTGAGCGGCGAAACCGGTCCCGTCGCCACGGTGCTCCTCGGCCCCGGCTCCGATGTCGGCCGCGCCGTCCTCAACGGCGACCGCCCGCGTGCCCGGGCCCTGCTCGAGGCGTGGGAGCGGAGGCTGCCCGGCGGTATCGCCGTGGAGATCGTCTGCCACCACACTCGCCCCGGTACGGCGGCGAGCCTGCAGCAAGCCGCCGACATGCTCCAACTGGCCCGTGTCCAGGGGGTGCCGGTGGTGCTCACCAACGTGGTCCGATTTCTCCGCCCGGACGACGCGATCACCGGCGATGTCCTCGACTCAGCCGCGTTCCTCCTGCCCCTTGGCGCGTTCGAACCTCACTCTGCTCAGGCGTGGTTGAAGCCGGCCTCGGTCATGCACGATCTGGCGTACCGCATCTGCGATTACGCGGGGCTGCGCCGCGATGACGCCATCGATCTGCTTGCTCACACCGAGCGGGTCGCCGACTGGTGTCGTCTCGGCCCGGAGACGGATCTGCGATGGCGACACCCGAAAGTGCCTGAGCTGGAGGCGATCGGACTCGCGGGGGCTGATCCGGTGCGGGTGCTGCGGCAGCGCTGCGAGGCCGCGATCACCGACAGGTACCCGCACGCGTACGGCACCGGCTTGCGCCGGGTGCGGGACCGGCTCAGTGATGAGCTCGCCACCATCGGCGGGTTCGGGTTCGAGAGTTACTTCCTCACCGTCGCCGATGTCGTCGACCTCATCCGAGACATGGGGGTCCGGGTACAGGCGCGCGGGTCCGGCGCCGGCAGTCTCGTCAACCACTTGCTGCGCATCTCCGCCGTCGACCCGATCGAACACAGCCTGCTCTCCGAGAGGTTCCTCGGCAACGCCCGTTCCACGCTGCCGGATATCGATATCGACGTCGAGTCCGCGCGCCGCCACGACATCTATCGGGCCGTGTTCGACCGGTACGGCCACCACCGGGTGACGCTGCTGTCGATGCAGTCGACGTACCGTGCCCGCGGAGCTGTTCGCGACGCCGGCGCCGCCCTCGGTCTCGACCTCGCACAGATCGACCGGATCGCGAAGAACATCTGGCGCTTTAACCCGGCGGACTTCCGACAAGCACTGGAGACGAAACCAGAGCTGCGGGATGTCGCCGCCCAGGTGAAGACTGATGCGCAGCTCGATCTGCTCGTCGACCTCACTGCGCGTCTCGATCGGCTCCCGCGGCACATCTCGATGCACCCCTGTGGAGTGATCCTCGGCGACAGCGACCTCCTCTCGCTGACCGCGACCCAGCCGTCCGGGATGGGGCTGCCCATGTCGCAGTTCGACAAGGACGACATCGACGACGCCGGACTCCTCAAACTCGATATCCTCGGCGTCCGGATGCAATCGTCCATCGCTCACACCCTCACCGAGATCGCTCGCGTCAACGGAGCGACCGCCGCGGTCGAAGGCAGGCTGCCCGTCGATGCTCCGTATGTTGCCGCCGATGGTCGAGTCGACCTCGAGCAGATCCCGCACGACGACGAGCCCACGTTCGAGCTCATCAGGTCCACGCACACGCTCGGGTGCTTCCAGATCGAATCACCCGGGCAGCGGGAACTCCTCGGCAAGATGCAGCCCGATCAATATGAGGACCTCGTCGCCGATATCTCCTTGTTCCGGCCTGGCCCAATTCAGGCGAACATGGTCGCTCCGTTCATTAACGCCAAACTCGGCTACGCCCCGATCATCTACCTGCACCCCAGGTTCCGGCCGTTTCTCGCCGAGACGTACGGGGTGCTGATCTACCACGAACAGCTGATGCGGGTTCTCGCTGACTGCATGGACATCAGTCTCGCCGAAGCTGACGAGATCCGCCGTGCTCTCGCCACCGACTCCGCCGCCATCGAAGCTCGCTTCCGCGCCCGGACCGCAGGCCGCGTCGATGAGAGGGGGCGGCGGTTGTTTCGGGATCGCGAGATCGACCGCATCTGGACCAACGTGGCCGCGTTCGGATCGTTCGGGTTCTGCAAAGCACACGGGGCCAGCTTTGCGCTGCCGACCTACCAGAGCGCCTGGTTGAAGCAGCACTATCCGGTCGAGTTCCTCACCGGCATCCTCGAACACGACCCGGGCATGTACCCGCGCCGGCTCCTCGTCGCAGAGGCCCGTCGCCTCGGGATCACGCTGCTGCCAATTGACATCAACGCATCCTCCGACCAATACCGGGTGGAACAGGTCTCGCCCGGGATCAAGGCGATCCGGTTCTCCTTCCGAGACATCTCCGGCATCACCGATGTCGAGCTCACCCGAATCCTGGACGGCCAGCCGTACACCTCCATCACAGACCTCTATGAACGTGCCCGCCCGTCGCGGCCACTGATGATGCGCCTGGCCCGCATCGGCGCGTTCGACAGCCTCACCCGCGACGAACACGGGCAAGCCCACCGCGGCGGCATCATCGCTTACGTCCGCCAACTCACGGCCCGCACCCATAAGAAGGCCGTAATGCCGCAGCCGAATCAGGTTCCGCTCTTCGGTGACGAGGTGCTCGTGGACGCGGCCGTTCCCGACCCGAGCGCTGAGGAGCGCATCGCCACTGACCTCGAGGTGCTCTCCACCGAAGTCGATGGCCACGTGATGGACCTGTACCGGCCGATGCTCGAGGGCCTCGGCCTCACCCACGCATCCGAGCTGCTGGGCCTTCGCTCAGGGACGGAGGTGCTCGTCGCTGGAGTCCGAGTCGCCACTCAGACACCTCCCATGCGCAGCGGGAGGCGAACGGTGTTCATCAGCCTCGACGATGGCACCGGATGCATCGACGTAACGTTCTTCCAAGAAGCCCAACAGGAGGCGGCCTCGGGCCTCTTCACTGCGCGCATGATGACAATTCGAGGTCGCACCCGACGCACAGGGGAACGAGGAATATCCATCCAAGCCGAGGAGGCATTTGATCTCATGAAACTTTGGAGAGATTGGAACCAATCGCGATCTCGCCCCGAGATGCAAGAGTAA
- a CDS encoding DUF6504 family protein has protein sequence MDTMHREEVATVWTTSSGAPERFIWHRRRFIVCARPIPWMSRVRWWKDNTDLVGTKNALMVERPMWQVQAKALDDGEMLIFDLAVGAGPQWSIRVVSD, from the coding sequence ATGGACACGATGCACCGCGAGGAAGTCGCGACCGTCTGGACGACCTCCTCTGGCGCCCCGGAGCGGTTCATCTGGCACCGTCGCCGTTTCATTGTCTGCGCCCGCCCCATCCCGTGGATGTCCCGGGTCCGCTGGTGGAAGGACAACACGGACCTCGTGGGCACGAAGAACGCCCTCATGGTCGAGCGGCCGATGTGGCAGGTGCAAGCCAAGGCGCTCGATGACGGTGAGATGCTCATCTTCGACCTCGCGGTTGGTGCAGGGCCGCAATGGTCGATCCGGGTCGTCTCCGACTAG
- the mobF gene encoding MobF family relaxase gives MTIRPMSAGRGYEYLLKTVAAGDGDRDLGTPLTRYYTESGSPPGTWLGTGLASLDDGTGTGVDEGSTVTEEHLARLLGQGVHPVTGAKLGHAYPSLRPPRERIADRVAKLAPDMPAAQREVMIQDIRDEEAARKPKSAIAGFDLTFSPPKSLSTLWGVADAPMQELLAQAHHAAMRDTVAMLEERVASTRVGKGGIARMPITGVIATAFDHYDSRAADPQLHTHLVVSNKVQGEDGKWRSLDSRRLHKATVALSASYNAYLIDHTADLLGLTWEPVDRGKDRNTGWEITGIPAELIAEFSRRSTGSSGGVEGIEQAKNRLIRDYRDAHGHAPSPDTIARLRQQATLETRPEKELHSLAELTADWRERATRLLGTDATTWAQDVLTRTPDASRLRAEDLGAQQVEDLAAVVVMTVADRRSTWTRWNLHAEAMRQLMSTRFTTPAERTAVLDQIVAGAEAQSLRLTPEYDRAVPGHYVDGSGNRFQSSDQVAYSSQEILDAEHRLLKHADDTSAPRLPSRMVARHVSRKIQGVRLADDQAAAVTRIACSGRSLDLLVGPAGAGKTTALRGLHRAWTARHGQGSVIGLAPSAAAAEVLGESLGVQAENTAKFLYEHERGRWDFQPGQLILLDEASLAGTLTLDRIAEHAGQAGAKLVLVGDPAQLSSVETGGAFGMLVRHRPGPPTLTDARRFVHEWEKTASLDLRRGKTAVLEDYENHGRLVDGSIERMLDAAYTAWQQDRDEGLATLMIAGNAEMVAELNTRAREDLIADGRVERDGIGLHDGTTAGVGDLVVTRRNDRQLSLGRSWVKNGDRWSVARRLENGALAVRRLGPGDQPAGAELVLPAEYVAEDVELGYATTVHRAQGASVDTVHALVDPETASRELFYVAMTRGKQNNTAYIIQPDPHEIEPHLETAEPLTRIEQLHRVLARSDADLSATETLKHEVDRHASLATLVHEYDVLAREAQVERSAAYLDVAPFPEAVADDVFTSPHYEQLEAAITRHEATGHSPTRVLTALAPRLQPTSDEADPAAHLASMIDTATAQMTHGRTSTPGRVGGLIARPAEPLDEDMRTALRQREALIDAAAGAALDEAVDHKVGWATQLGAPGPSTREREWWRAHAVTIALYRQRYDIQSAAPLGSDKDVESPQQADERRTAQVAYSRLRTQHSSSSLPRPERTSARRTSERGL, from the coding sequence ATGACGATCCGCCCTATGTCCGCCGGCCGCGGCTACGAATACCTCCTGAAAACCGTCGCCGCCGGCGACGGCGACCGCGACCTGGGCACCCCGTTGACCCGCTACTACACCGAGTCCGGCAGCCCACCGGGGACCTGGCTCGGCACCGGCCTGGCATCCCTGGACGACGGCACCGGCACCGGAGTCGATGAGGGGTCGACCGTGACGGAGGAGCACCTGGCCCGGTTGCTCGGGCAGGGCGTGCACCCGGTCACCGGCGCGAAACTCGGCCACGCCTACCCGAGCCTGCGCCCACCGCGTGAGCGGATTGCCGACCGGGTTGCAAAGCTCGCCCCGGACATGCCGGCGGCGCAACGTGAGGTCATGATCCAGGACATCCGCGACGAAGAGGCTGCACGGAAGCCCAAGAGCGCCATTGCAGGTTTCGACCTGACGTTCTCCCCGCCGAAGTCCCTGAGCACCCTCTGGGGTGTTGCGGATGCACCGATGCAAGAGCTGCTGGCACAGGCCCATCACGCCGCGATGCGCGACACCGTCGCGATGCTGGAAGAGCGGGTGGCCTCGACCCGGGTCGGCAAGGGTGGGATCGCGCGGATGCCGATCACCGGCGTCATCGCCACCGCCTTCGACCACTACGACTCGAGAGCCGCCGACCCGCAGCTGCACACGCATCTGGTGGTCTCGAACAAGGTCCAAGGCGAGGACGGGAAGTGGAGGAGCCTGGACTCGCGGCGGCTGCACAAGGCCACCGTCGCTCTCTCGGCCAGCTACAACGCCTACCTCATCGACCACACCGCCGACCTGCTCGGCCTGACCTGGGAGCCCGTCGACCGAGGCAAGGACAGGAACACCGGCTGGGAAATCACCGGCATCCCTGCCGAGTTGATCGCGGAGTTCTCCCGACGCTCCACCGGCAGCAGTGGGGGAGTGGAGGGTATCGAGCAGGCGAAGAACCGGCTCATCCGTGACTACCGGGACGCTCACGGGCACGCGCCCAGCCCGGACACCATCGCACGATTGCGCCAGCAAGCAACCCTGGAAACTCGGCCCGAAAAAGAGCTGCATTCGCTGGCTGAGCTCACCGCAGACTGGCGGGAGCGTGCAACCCGGCTGCTGGGCACCGATGCAACCACCTGGGCGCAAGACGTGCTCACCCGCACACCCGATGCGTCCCGGTTGCGTGCCGAGGACCTCGGCGCGCAACAGGTCGAGGACCTGGCAGCGGTGGTGGTGATGACGGTCGCGGATCGGCGCTCGACCTGGACGCGGTGGAATCTGCACGCTGAAGCCATGCGTCAGCTCATGTCCACCCGCTTCACCACCCCGGCCGAGCGCACCGCAGTGCTGGATCAGATCGTGGCCGGGGCGGAAGCCCAGTCGCTGCGCCTGACACCCGAATATGACCGTGCGGTGCCGGGGCACTACGTCGACGGGAGTGGGAACCGCTTCCAGTCCAGCGACCAGGTCGCCTATTCCAGTCAGGAGATCCTCGACGCCGAACACCGCCTGCTGAAACACGCCGATGACACATCCGCGCCGCGACTGCCATCCCGGATGGTTGCCCGGCACGTCTCCCGGAAGATCCAGGGCGTGAGGCTGGCCGATGATCAGGCCGCCGCCGTGACTCGCATCGCTTGTTCGGGGCGGAGCCTGGACCTGTTGGTCGGCCCCGCCGGTGCGGGGAAGACCACCGCGCTGCGCGGGCTGCACCGTGCCTGGACTGCCCGCCATGGGCAGGGCTCCGTGATCGGTTTGGCTCCCTCGGCGGCCGCGGCGGAAGTCCTCGGGGAATCGTTGGGCGTGCAGGCCGAGAACACCGCCAAGTTCCTCTACGAGCACGAGAGAGGCCGGTGGGACTTCCAGCCCGGCCAGCTGATCCTGCTCGATGAGGCCAGTCTCGCCGGGACGCTGACCTTGGATCGGATCGCTGAACACGCGGGGCAGGCCGGGGCGAAGCTGGTGCTCGTCGGTGATCCGGCTCAGCTCAGTTCCGTAGAAACCGGCGGGGCGTTCGGGATGCTCGTGCGCCACCGTCCCGGCCCACCGACGCTGACCGACGCGCGCCGGTTCGTCCACGAGTGGGAGAAGACCGCCAGCCTCGACCTGCGCCGCGGCAAGACCGCCGTGCTCGAGGACTACGAGAACCACGGCCGGCTGGTCGACGGGAGCATCGAGCGAATGCTTGATGCCGCCTACACTGCCTGGCAGCAGGACCGCGATGAAGGCCTGGCGACGCTGATGATCGCGGGCAACGCCGAGATGGTCGCCGAGCTGAACACCCGCGCCCGCGAGGACCTCATCGCGGACGGGCGCGTCGAGCGCGACGGGATCGGGCTGCATGATGGCACCACTGCCGGGGTAGGGGACTTGGTGGTGACACGGCGCAACGACCGCCAGCTGAGTCTCGGCCGGTCCTGGGTGAAGAACGGCGACCGCTGGTCCGTCGCCCGCAGGCTCGAGAACGGGGCGCTGGCCGTGCGCCGCCTCGGCCCCGGAGACCAGCCTGCTGGGGCTGAGCTGGTCCTGCCAGCGGAGTATGTCGCCGAGGACGTCGAGCTCGGCTATGCCACCACGGTGCACCGGGCGCAGGGTGCCAGCGTGGACACCGTCCACGCCCTCGTCGATCCCGAGACCGCGTCCCGCGAGCTGTTCTACGTGGCAATGACCCGCGGCAAGCAGAACAACACCGCCTACATCATCCAGCCCGACCCCCACGAGATCGAACCCCACCTGGAGACGGCGGAACCGCTGACTCGAATCGAGCAACTGCACCGCGTGCTGGCCCGCAGTGATGCTGACCTCTCGGCCACCGAAACCCTGAAGCACGAAGTCGATCGGCACGCATCTCTGGCCACGCTGGTGCACGAGTACGACGTGCTCGCCCGGGAAGCACAGGTCGAGCGGAGCGCCGCCTATCTGGACGTCGCACCCTTCCCTGAAGCCGTTGCGGACGATGTGTTCACCAGCCCGCACTACGAACAACTTGAAGCCGCCATCACCCGCCACGAGGCAACAGGCCATTCGCCCACCCGCGTCCTGACCGCGCTGGCTCCACGCCTTCAACCGACCAGCGACGAAGCCGACCCCGCCGCACACCTGGCGTCGATGATCGATACCGCCACGGCCCAGATGACCCACGGCAGAACCTCGACGCCGGGACGAGTCGGAGGCCTCATCGCCCGCCCCGCTGAGCCCTTGGACGAGGACATGCGCACCGCATTACGCCAACGTGAAGCTCTCATCGACGCGGCGGCCGGTGCCGCTCTCGACGAGGCGGTGGACCATAAGGTCGGCTGGGCGACGCAGCTCGGAGCACCGGGGCCCAGCACCCGAGAGCGGGAGTGGTGGCGGGCCCATGCAGTGACGATCGCCTTGTATCGACAGCGCTACGACATCCAAAGCGCGGCGCCGCTCGGGTCAGACAAAGATGTGGAGTCCCCGCAGCAGGCAGACGAACGGCGAACCGCGCAGGTCGCCTACTCGCGGCTGCGGACGCAGCACTCCTCGAGCTCGCTCCCACGGCCAGAGCGCACCTCTGCGCGACGGACTTCCGAGCGTGGACTGTAG
- a CDS encoding IS256-like element ISBli2 family transposase — MADPNSAVSTLINQVLTDPDLAHSDVFRQMLQAGLQDLIEAEATATIGAARYERSEDRSTRRNGSRKKTLATPSGEVDLAIPKLRKGSFFPSLLNPRRRVDKALYAVICQAWIDGVSTRKVDDLVRALGNESGISRSTVSRICADIDEAVAEFLARRLDHTWFPYLFVDATYVDVRHRGRVVSQAVAVVTGVSSQGRREILTMSVGDAESTDFWTQVLRGLRERGLKVSTETDPEGVALVISDAHSGIKAAVKAILPGAGWQRCRVHFARNVTQRLGSAHSKPVNALISTIFAQTTAEAVIAQYKQVAESLRASFPDIADMLESAEVDLTAFVSMPRQHWQKIWSNNPIERLNREIKRRADVVQIFPNRESVTRLIGAVLQEQHEEWQYGERRYLSEISMRKLVTVLHGQTEVDPVGVVMPLTA, encoded by the coding sequence ATGGCTGACCCCAATTCTGCCGTGTCGACCCTGATCAACCAAGTCCTGACCGACCCTGACCTCGCCCACTCCGACGTGTTTAGGCAAATGCTCCAAGCTGGCCTCCAGGACCTCATCGAAGCCGAAGCCACCGCCACGATCGGTGCCGCCCGCTACGAACGCAGCGAAGACCGTTCAACACGCCGTAACGGGTCGCGGAAGAAGACCCTGGCAACTCCCTCGGGAGAAGTCGACCTGGCGATCCCGAAGCTACGGAAAGGCTCGTTCTTCCCGTCCCTGCTCAATCCCCGTCGGCGGGTCGATAAGGCCCTCTACGCCGTCATCTGCCAGGCCTGGATCGACGGAGTCTCGACGAGGAAGGTCGATGACCTTGTGCGTGCTTTGGGCAACGAGTCCGGGATCTCTCGGTCGACGGTGTCGCGGATCTGTGCCGACATCGACGAGGCAGTGGCCGAGTTCCTGGCCCGTCGACTCGATCACACGTGGTTTCCCTACCTCTTCGTCGACGCCACCTATGTCGATGTCCGCCACCGGGGTCGTGTCGTGTCTCAGGCCGTGGCTGTGGTCACGGGTGTCTCATCACAGGGCAGGCGGGAGATCCTGACCATGAGTGTCGGAGATGCCGAGTCCACGGACTTCTGGACACAGGTCCTGCGTGGGCTGCGTGAGCGGGGGTTGAAGGTGAGCACCGAGACTGATCCCGAAGGGGTCGCGCTGGTGATCTCTGATGCTCATTCGGGGATCAAGGCCGCGGTCAAAGCGATCCTGCCCGGTGCTGGGTGGCAGCGGTGTCGAGTCCACTTCGCTCGTAACGTCACTCAGCGCCTTGGCAGTGCGCACTCGAAGCCGGTCAACGCGTTGATCTCAACGATCTTCGCCCAGACCACAGCCGAGGCCGTCATTGCCCAGTACAAGCAAGTCGCTGAGAGTCTGCGGGCGTCGTTTCCCGACATCGCCGACATGCTCGAGTCCGCCGAGGTCGATTTGACGGCGTTCGTGTCCATGCCCAGGCAGCATTGGCAGAAGATCTGGTCGAATAACCCGATCGAGCGGTTGAACAGGGAGATCAAACGCCGTGCTGATGTCGTTCAGATCTTTCCGAACCGGGAGTCGGTGACTCGGTTGATCGGGGCCGTGTTGCAGGAACAGCACGAGGAATGGCAGTACGGTGAGAGACGCTATTTGTCGGAGATCTCGATGCGCAAACTCGTGACGGTGTTGCATGGGCAGACCGAGGTCGACCCGGTCGGGGTGGTGATGCCGCTGACCGCGTGA
- the ltrA gene encoding group II intron reverse transcriptase/maturase, with product MNTGVSGPVDITSAWHRVLTIQTKLHQWARTDPGRVFDDVFNLVHDPAFLVAGWDRVRGNKGGRTAGVDGVAPRSLLHGQAVEVLTMIRRQVKTGEFRPLPVRERRIPKSNGKTRSLGIPTLADRVVQASLKLVLEPIFEADFYPSSYGFRPRRRAQDAIAEIHKFTSRPLNYEWVFEADITACFDEIDHTGLIQRLRERITDKRVLALVRRFLKAGILSEDGVNRNTHTGTPQGGILSPLLANIALSGLDDHFQKKWESLGPSWTRAKLRRRGIPVMKLIRYADDFVVLVHGSVEHVEALWHEVAEVLAPMGLRLSVEKTKVTHIDEGFDFLGWRIQRRMKRGTSGQAQVYTYPSKKSLASIKERIRGLTRRAQHRTLADLLRRVNPVLRGWCAYFQHGVSKATFSYVDHYAFWRIVNWLNKRHPKLNKHTVVRRFLPGWEIRTEGVEFFRSSPFSWCSSVVPLTWY from the coding sequence GTGAATACGGGTGTGTCGGGGCCAGTCGATATTACTTCGGCATGGCATCGAGTACTTACGATCCAGACGAAATTGCACCAATGGGCGCGCACCGATCCGGGGCGTGTCTTCGATGATGTGTTCAACCTTGTCCACGATCCGGCCTTCCTCGTAGCAGGGTGGGATCGAGTGCGGGGTAACAAGGGCGGTCGGACTGCTGGAGTCGATGGGGTCGCACCCCGGTCCCTGCTTCATGGTCAGGCCGTTGAGGTGCTCACTATGATTCGCCGCCAGGTGAAGACTGGTGAGTTCCGACCCTTGCCGGTGCGTGAGCGCAGGATCCCGAAGTCGAATGGGAAGACTCGTTCGTTGGGGATTCCAACGCTGGCCGACAGAGTGGTGCAGGCGTCGCTGAAGTTGGTGCTGGAACCGATCTTCGAGGCGGACTTCTATCCGTCCTCGTATGGGTTTCGGCCGCGTCGGCGTGCGCAGGACGCGATTGCTGAGATTCATAAGTTCACGTCGAGGCCTTTGAATTATGAGTGGGTCTTCGAGGCTGATATCACTGCGTGTTTCGACGAGATCGATCACACTGGTCTGATTCAGCGTTTGCGTGAACGAATCACGGACAAAAGGGTCCTGGCTCTGGTCAGAAGGTTCCTCAAGGCAGGCATCCTCAGCGAGGATGGTGTCAATAGGAACACTCACACCGGCACCCCGCAAGGAGGGATACTTTCACCACTTCTGGCCAATATCGCCTTGTCTGGGCTTGATGATCACTTCCAAAAGAAGTGGGAGTCGCTGGGTCCGAGCTGGACGCGAGCGAAACTGCGCCGTAGGGGCATCCCGGTGATGAAGCTGATCCGGTACGCGGATGACTTCGTTGTCCTTGTCCACGGTTCGGTCGAGCACGTGGAGGCACTGTGGCACGAGGTGGCTGAAGTGCTCGCGCCGATGGGTTTGCGCCTATCGGTGGAGAAAACGAAAGTGACTCACATTGATGAGGGGTTCGACTTCTTGGGCTGGCGCATCCAGCGTCGGATGAAGAGGGGAACCAGCGGTCAGGCTCAGGTGTATACGTATCCGTCGAAGAAGTCTCTGGCTTCGATCAAGGAGCGTATTCGCGGTCTGACTCGCAGAGCGCAACATCGGACGCTGGCCGATCTTCTCCGCCGGGTGAACCCGGTGTTGAGAGGGTGGTGTGCGTATTTCCAGCATGGGGTGTCGAAAGCGACATTCAGTTACGTTGACCATTACGCGTTCTGGCGGATCGTCAATTGGTTGAATAAGCGTCACCCCAAGCTGAATAAGCATACTGTGGTGCGTCGTTTCCTCCCTGGATGGGAGATACGGACGGAAGGAGTCGAGTTCTTCCGGTCAAGTCCCTTTTCGTGGTGTTCTTCGGTAGTTCCTTTAACTTGGTATTAA